gtgtcatcactacgatgattcttagaatcattagagaaataggttggtccatttaattatataataagctttttattaaactaaccataaattcattattaatgttctttattatttccttaaataaaagttacaaaatttcCTAATATGACTAAactatatatggcaattaatcattttgaataataaagatttgataaaatttaatgtatcttctatcataattgtttaattttaaactataaaaataagttaaacaaccacattaactatataataaaaatttagatttttatgtatatgttataatttaaattttaaaaaacgactataaattattaaaactgttaaaagtctcacattcaaatttttgtgatccatggtttaaaaattttgttatgaaaaaatataaatgtttacaaaattatataagtaaaaagtctaatttaattaattattaatattaaaagatatatatttatatatcgttttaaaattttaaaatgttaattttttttaaaacatagtttcaaaaataattttagaatttcaaaataaaatttgaaaaaaaaaattataaaaaagtttaaattagaaaaaatataatttgaaaacataaaaaaaataatttttaaatttttttaatgtttttatttatttaattaattatttaaatgtatGTTAATGTCatttaaatgttaattttaagACATACATaaatgtatgttaatatcatttaaatatacttttatatcttatcaaatagaaaaaatattgtttggattaataaaattgatttatatgttcgcaccaatttaattatatatgtaatagttatacatttttaattaaatgtatatttatttcattatatgttaaaacatataattcataaataatttatatatataatgtttatcccgcaCAAGACGCGGATCTTAACATAGTATATATTACCTTAAACCTGATGCAACTTttacacacaaaatattttaggGCTGTCATGTGACACCCCCACCCCTCCCATCATTGTTAATGAATCCGCctctatattatatatataaatattttttaaatggatgccaaaaaaaagtatatatatatgtgtgtgtctATATATATCCTTAAACGTTACACTTTGCCAAGTTACCAGATTCATACCCCTtagggtgggcgttcggattcAGATCCggtatttcagattttcgggtatttcggtataaaAGTGTAGAACCCGtccgggtatttctgtacttcgggtcgagTTCGGGTATtcttagttcggattcggttattttgattcgggttcggatatttagattttgaaagaaaaaatattaaaatttcatttttcaagtttcttgtatttaaaaatataactttcacttctaattttttattttttttaatagattgaaagaataatagatttggacataacattttaaagctaaaaaaacactaatttggttattgtttttaaatttcggatgtaatttttgttaactcttaaaacaaaaatttgacatgcattttaaatgAGTAGCAAATTATATCTTCggtaattatatgtatattatatgaacttaaagtatgtgtagtatcaatattaatattttaaataaaatgagagatataaactagaaatatacgGTTAGTAATagatatgttcggttatcttcggatatccattcgggttcggatattattCGTTCGAGTTTGGATATCCAATATCTCCTAATTTAATAcccattcgggtattttgctacttcagTTCGGATTTTGGATCGGGTTTGGATACGGGTTCGGTATCGAATAAAATGTCCACCCCTAATACtttgtttaattaaatttaataccCATAAATTGAAGCTGGCATGTAAATCGATCCTTGATCAGTTGATCTTGACCAAACAAAAATTACTACTAGAAGGGCTCTAAAGCCAACAAAATTATAGTATTTGAATCACCTGATAACTTTGCAGATCATTTAAAAGTCGAGGAATGATCATGAGCGATATGGTTAACGTATCATATTTTCCAGGGTTGAGTTTTTGTTGGGGAAAACAAGGTTCCATGAGACACGAAACTGAAAGAGCCATGGTGTGTGCTGCAATTGAGATCATTCCACTGTGAAGATATTCTTCCATCGATGGAGTATGTCCCTTCTTACTCCATACGGCTTCACGTAGCCATGCCTCAAAAGTTTCACCCCACTGCATATATATACGAAAATGATGCAGagtaatttgtaaaatatttcagaagtattttttaaatgttgtttCTTTATGTAAACTAGACTTTATGTTTTAAGATTCTGATAATTAATGACTAAAACGATTgattattttcttatgtttagTAAGTCAACCATAAGAATAAATATATGCAAGTATAAGTTGACggtataaagaaaaaaaaaactataatgttGATAAGTCATTTAATTTTGTGGTCAAGTTTATGAAGAAGTTGTTGTTACTTTAAcgaaatttctaaaatataacttagTGACCATTGAGttattaattcataaaaataattatgcaGAGTGAAGTAAGCATAATCACAGAAAATATAGGCCACCTCATAGTATATGATCAATCCTTCGTTCACTCTTTTGAATTGATAACGCAAAAGAAATATAAAGCGGTGAATAAAGCAAGTTGGAGAGAAACATACGATGTTGCGAAGCTGAACTGTAATGTCTGTTCCGTGTTGCTTACGGCAAGCCTCTGTAGTCTCTCTTACTATTTCATCAAGTGCCCTAAATATGATTTTGCCGTAACCTTCAAGCTCGTCTCCATCCCACCTATAAGAAACAATAATTCAACTAATTAAGATTCAACAGTAATGATAAGATTATAATATGAATGGATTCCTAATATGAATCTATATGACTATATACATAACTAAGTTACTATTTAATGACGCCAGCAGGACCgatattttaactaatttacCTTATAACGGCTTTAGTAAGAGCTTCCAAATCATCCAAAGAACCTTCTTCGTCGAACAAATCGTCGGCAACTGTGATGAGGATGGCAGTCTTCGCTGTAAGCTTTCCAACTTTAATGGCAAATTCAAAGGGCAATGAAGTCGCAGTTGCAAAGTAACAATATGTTGTCTTCTCTCTACCAAAACCAAAATCATTAAGTCCCCATTTCTTGACCCATCTGTCACAAATGGCTGTATTGTTAGACCAAAAACGCAATTTTGCTATagtgaaatgttttgttttattcttctttttcagaaaaaaaaaagaaatgctTTTGTTCTTGCAAATACCACATAGTTCTAAACTAGAATCTAACTTACATTGTTAATTCCTCTAGCTCGCGTCTATACATTGCTTGTCGAAATAAGAAGTTTCTTGTTGCAAGATAAGTCAGCTTGTTGATGTTTCTATTATGTAGTCTGATtcataaatcataaaaataaactGGAATTAGCTTGTGAATGAAGTATTCAATATTAGATAGATGATTTgcatatatagtttttatacCTTAAAAAGGAGGCTTTTCCGACTGAGAGAACATTTGAGTTTTTGTCCTCAATCCACATCCTATGATCAAGATGTCTGAGTCGAGCTATCCATGGAGTACTTAATTCATGCTTAATCTAAAAACAGATTATCATTTATTTGAATCAGGCCTTTGTAGTCACTTAAAACATTTccaactttttgatttttttataccATTCGTTCATCGATGGACCGACTTTGCTCAAGTAGATTCCGAGTATACTCTCTTGCTTCTTCAAGCTCTTGCTCTCCTGGAAACATGAGATCTGTGGCTCTGTTAACACTAAGGATGACGAGGAACAAAGAGTCTGTATTTCTTTCCAAATGATTTCGAGTTTCCTGATCATTCAAGAACCAGCAAAAGCTTCCTGAAGAGTATTATACAAACAATTTTAAACTCGGTAAAGAAAAGAACATATAATTCTCTTTAGtttaattcaaaaatacaatAACTACTTCTAATCGAAATAAGAATTAGTTCTTGTCTTACTCGGTGAAACGGTGTGACCTCGCATTCTTAACATCCGAAATGCAAGAGAGTCTTTGTGCAGTTTATCTGCTAGGTAACTGATAGGCATTCTCTCTATATTTTCTTCCTCGTAACTCCTTAATTACACACGAAATAAAAGAAACAGGTCTTTGGTACATAAACTATATATcgaaaaataaatgtaaaaatggCGATTATTAATATAGCCTCACCTGTAAACTTGTTGAAGAACATGTTCAATATCACTACCAAAGAACTCTCCCAAACCGATATTCTCGATTACATTAACCATGGAGAGTTTTATTAGTTCTTCATTGAGAGGATACTTTTGTGGCACTGAGACAAGAAATCATACATATCTTGTtaacaaatattataattaaatatatcatatttaaacTATCCATAGCTTTGGGATAACTAGAAGTTTAAATTTTACCTCCATTGGGGCATCTTTGAACGACATTTCGAAGATATGCAAGACACTTTGCATTGCGGGTGATCATAAATGCTGATGCAGTTGCTGAAGGCGACTGAAATAAAGAGCCATCGATATTGTCGAGGCTCTTAACTATCATGTCTTCATGGTTTTCGACATATAACATCGATGGCAAGACCTCTAGATATGCCAGTAGAGGTATATGGTTACAATCATCCAACAATTTTTCTctggaaaacaaagaaacccgattatgttttatatatttatttgaggTAATTATTTTGATCACGATTTCTTCTCATGTAACGTTACCTTTTGAGAATCTCTTGGCGTTGATAAAACACCTCTTTGATCATTTGAATACAGCGACTAGAGAAAACAAAGTGTAAGTCAAGTTGTTGAGCGTGCTCAAGGATTCCTGTGAATTTGATAATGAACCAACGAGGATAAGATCCCTCTTCGTTGTTGTATTTCTCAATTATCATCTCCGTTCTTCTTTCGACATATCTCTTCCCTAgttaaatttagtttaaaaaaacatatcaaacGGTAGAATAGCTAGTTTTATTAGTGAACTTATTTTTTCGGTATAacaattttgtaattaaatcATCTAATAATGGCAAAAtacttaatataaaaaaatattaatatatgattttaatttattcataATGTATTAGagagataattttattttctaatgtaTATAACACTATTACAAATATACAAACtatttaattaagttttaaaattttggtgtaTTTGATTTAATAAAGAATATATGAACATCTTGTAAAAGACATGTTCTTCGGAAGTTTTTATGAGgttattaaagtattttaatttaaaatctaaactgatatatttaaaatatatcagttttatattattatattattctgGTTA
This genomic stretch from Brassica napus cultivar Da-Ae chromosome C9, Da-Ae, whole genome shotgun sequence harbors:
- the LOC106394830 gene encoding (E,E)-geranyllinalool synthase-like, which encodes MKFPYGSSNDDLHALVNQIKSDIQLSTINFDPYSFVSPSAYDMAWLAMVEEDHNVDDDDELKPMFQDSLDWILCNQNAREGYWGNSGCPTPVSEAGEDRDDMYTLTSTLACVLALHKWNIGGFHLHKGKRYVERRTEMIIEKYNNEEGSYPRWFIIKFTGILEHAQQLDLHFVFSSRCIQMIKEVFYQRQEILKREKLLDDCNHIPLLAYLEVLPSMLYVENHEDMIVKSLDNIDGSLFQSPSATASAFMITRNAKCLAYLRNVVQRCPNGVPQKYPLNEELIKLSMVNVIENIGLGEFFGSDIEHVLQQVYRSYEEENIERMPISYLADKLHKDSLAFRMLRMRGHTVSPRSFCWFLNDQETRNHLERNTDSLFLVILSVNRATDLMFPGEQELEEAREYTRNLLEQSRSIDERMIKHELSTPWIARLRHLDHRMWIEDKNSNVLSVGKASFLRLHNRNINKLTYLATRNFLFRQAMYRRELEELTIWVKKWGLNDFGFGREKTTYCYFATATSLPFEFAIKVGKLTAKTAILITVADDLFDEEGSLDDLEALTKAVIRWDGDELEGYGKIIFRALDEIVRETTEACRKQHGTDITVQLRNIWGETFEAWLREAVWSKKGHTPSMEEYLHSGMISIAAHTMALSVSCLMEPCFPQQKLNPGKYDTLTISLMIIPRLLNDLQSYQREQEQGKINSVLLHMRNTSGLDIENSIAHIEKIIDSNRKEFLEHVLMDGLSDLPKPCKEIHMSCCQVFEMFFNKKNRYDSDTEMLQDIKKAFYDPVNVNERSEIEPKPQMVHGDEFRMLPLLMNLSPKILEFKRKDEYRALKTFMCLGRTSHAHKRGIALQPLKIVASQSIVVPMMPTKFAPCFY